In Hydrogenimonas thermophila, the DNA window TGATAGATTTAATCTTTAGCACTCTATTGCAGAAATAGCCAAAAATAAAACTCCTCCAGCAAATTATCTTAAATGGTTAAACCTTAGAAAGCTCTCTGAACAATTTAATAAGTTTTCAGGAAATTGATTCTATATGCTTTTATCTTAAAAAATTGTCAAAATTGTCAAAAATATAAAATAAGATAAAGCAGTTTTCCTTTATAATATTGTGATATAGTATATTTATATAGTAATATAGTCGCAAACATAAAGGAAAATCATGCTATTGGAATATGGAGCTAAAAACTTTTTCTCTTTTAAAGAGGGATTTGAAATATCTTTTTGCAATAGTAAAAGTATTGCAACTGTTATAGCACTTAAAGGTGCTAATGCATCAGGTAAAACCAATGCCATCAAAGCACTCTCTTTTTTAAGTTGGTTTGCTGTTAGCTCTTTTTCCAAATTACAGCCAAATGAGAAGATCCCATTTTCCCCTTTTTTTCATAATAAAGATGAGATAACAGAACTATATGCACGATTTTTATATGAAGGAATTGAGTATATTTATGAACTTGAGTTAACAAAAGATCAGGTTGTTAAAGAGACACTCTACAAAAAAGAGAAGCGACTTACTAAGGTTTTAGAGCGTTGTGGCGATAAGCTCTCATATATTTCAAAAAAGATGAAAGATTTAAAAGCTATTAAGATTAACCGTAGTAATGCATCTATTATCAGTATAGCAAATCAATATGAGATAGAGGCAGTTGAACCTTTTTATAGATTATTTAAAAATATTTTTACAAATGTTGGAGTTTACGGTAAACAACCAAATGAAAAGATATTTACAAGTTATACAGAGATATCTAAATTTTATGCTAACCATAGAGATATTTTCGATTTTGTTGTAGATTTTCTAAAAAAAGCAGATACCGGGATTGATAATATTGAGATAGTAGAAAAGGAGGATCCTGAAACAGGGGAGAAGCTATTTGTTCCAATCTTTCTTTTTAAAATAGATGGAGAAACAAGAGAGTTGAGTTTTTATGAACAATCTAATGGTGTTCAGTCACTCTATATTCAATTAGGATTTTATGCAACTGTTTTAAAAGATGGTATGGTACTTGCTCTTGATGAATTTGATATCAATCTGCATCCTGATCTTTTGCCTTGGATAGTTAACTTCTTTGAAGATGAAACATTCAACAAAAACCACGCTCAATTTATCTTTACAACACATAATAATGAAATAATGGATAGGCTTGGTAAATATAGGGTAGTTTTTGTAAATAAAGAGGAGAATGAGAGCTATCTTTATCGTTTAGATGAGATCCCTGGAGATATGTTGCGTAATGATCGTCCTATCACACCTGTGTATCAAGCAAATAAAATAGGTGGCAGACCAAGGATATCTAATGCCTAAAAAGTTTAAAAATCGTCGTAAAGATGCTTTTCTTTCATCAATACCAGTAGTATCGATTGAGAGTGTAGATAATGATATTACAAAGAGGTGTAAATTTAATTTTTCATATTTTACGATAGATGAGGCAGGACAAAATTTTTCAGATTGGTCACAAGATGAGTTGGCAAAACTTTTTGATAAGCTTAAAGAGTATTCAAAATTTTCTCTTGATGAATTATCAAAGATGAAAGTAGGTAGATATGCTATTTTTGAGAGATATACCTCTTTCCCTGTCAATAGTGACTTTAAACTTCCAAAACATATTC includes these proteins:
- a CDS encoding AAA family ATPase, producing MLLEYGAKNFFSFKEGFEISFCNSKSIATVIALKGANASGKTNAIKALSFLSWFAVSSFSKLQPNEKIPFSPFFHNKDEITELYARFLYEGIEYIYELELTKDQVVKETLYKKEKRLTKVLERCGDKLSYISKKMKDLKAIKINRSNASIISIANQYEIEAVEPFYRLFKNIFTNVGVYGKQPNEKIFTSYTEISKFYANHRDIFDFVVDFLKKADTGIDNIEIVEKEDPETGEKLFVPIFLFKIDGETRELSFYEQSNGVQSLYIQLGFYATVLKDGMVLALDEFDINLHPDLLPWIVNFFEDETFNKNHAQFIFTTHNNEIMDRLGKYRVVFVNKEENESYLYRLDEIPGDMLRNDRPITPVYQANKIGGRPRISNA